A genomic segment from Conger conger chromosome 2, fConCon1.1, whole genome shotgun sequence encodes:
- the si:dkey-45d16.4 gene encoding scaffold attachment factor B1 → MERVVELSSNGGFSIAGLSTTPRKRQVRFSARHDILLLREVIAQNPFSSKEPGRIWARVGEIITAALQDESFEVDARRCRERTMLLLDYYKKQDFASLRRFGTERLYAQKEDLLHEVLELEAEKGLMGSGENKYQDEELRKRALEELVLPEPDKISVIPTQIVPPAGEETQSSVPPTPEPEEQEELVEMAAPTAKRACQCCCQTYSEILSFLEKRSEAEQRLREDEMALRREELEIQRSKIALERERLGAERKERERRFELESQERQVILDLLKEKVLKC, encoded by the exons ATGGAACGTGTAGTGGAGCTGTCAAGCAACGGCG GTTTCTCCATTGCTGGCCTTTCGACAACCCCCCGCAAACGGCAGGTGCGCTTCTCTGCTCGCCATGACATCTTGCTGCTGCGGGAAGTCATCGCGCAGAACCCTTTCTCCTCCAAGGAGCCCGGCCGAATCTGGGCCAGAGTCGGCGAGATCATCACCGCTGCTCTGCAGGACGAGAGCTTCGAGGTGGATGCCAGGCGATGCCGCGAGAGGACCATGCTGCTGTTGGACTACTACAAGAAGCAGGACTTTGCCAGCCTCCGCAG GTTTGGGACAGAAAGGCTCTACGCTCAGAAAGAAGATCTACTACATGAAGTTCTGGAATTGGAGGCTGAGAAAGGGCTTATGGGAAGTGGTGAGAACAAATACCAGGATGAGGAGCTGAGGAAGAGAGCACTAGAGGAGCTGGTGCTGCCAGAGCCGGACAAAATCAGTGTGATTCCCACCCAGATAGTGCCTCCTGCAGGCGAGGAGACACAGAGCTCAG tgCCCCCAACTCCAGAACCAGAGGAGCAGGAAGAGCTGGTGGAAATGGCTGCACCAACAGCCAAACGGGCGTGCCAGTGCTGCTGCCAAACCTACTCCGAAATCCTCAGTTTCCTGGAGAAGCGATCAGAGGCGGAGCAGCGTCTACGGGAGGACGAGATGGCCCTGCGGCGCGAGGAGCTGGAAATCCAGAGGAGCAAGATCGccttggagagggagagactgggggCTGAGAGGAAGGAGCGGGAGCGACGTTTTGAGCTGGAGAGTCAGGAGAGGCAGGTCATCCTGGACCTGCTCAAAGAGAAGGTGCTGAAGTGTTGA